Proteins encoded together in one Coffea arabica cultivar ET-39 chromosome 2c, Coffea Arabica ET-39 HiFi, whole genome shotgun sequence window:
- the LOC140035429 gene encoding pentatricopeptide repeat-containing protein At5g04780, mitochondrial-like, with the protein MKVLFPVIISAKANTIPPFYLLKFLHSLSKRSCSATLPASEPQTPPTAHLSPDDLNNLLNKATQEKNIRHATQIHTQLIIQDYIFLPFLFNNLLNLYAKCGHLSQALTFFNAPMVQARRTLNLEHKNVVTWTSVITQLSHYHKPFKALTFFNDMRRTGVYPNHFTFSAVLPACADSLIIFHGHQIHCLIHKHGFESDLFVGSALLNMYAKSGDMMLAKKVFDEMPERNIVSWNSMIVGCLQNSLHNEAFGVFVEVLREGSLVPDQVSISSVLSACANMGAGLNGGRQVHGVVVKHRLVSLAYVRNSLMDMYFKCGCFDDGFKLCGALEDRDVVTWNIMIMGCVENDNFEEACNHFWVMRREGVSPDEASFSSVLHAAACIAALDQGTLIHSQMVKAGFDRNTCVASSLITLYAKCGSLADAQRVFNECEENNVVSWTAIISAYQQHGCASQVITLFEDMLRKGIKPDYITFVCLLSACSHSGRIDEGFSYFHSMTQRHDMKPGHEHYACMVDMLSRGGRLQEAKKFVETMPIQADASIWGALLGACRNYGNLEMGRVVAEKLFKIEPDNPGNYVLLSDMYSRRGKLEEADEIRRLMGVNRVKKEPGCSWLDIKNTTYVFKVHDRSHSRTHEIYKMLEKMEEMVKQKGYDGETGRKDGVDGHKSSWYHSERLALAFGLLTVPLGAPIRIKKNLRTCNDCHTVMKFASEIFNREIIVRDINRFHRFTNGLCSCGDYW; encoded by the coding sequence ATGAAAGTACTTTTCCCTGTAATAATATCTGCCAAGGCCAACACAATCCCACCCTTTTACTTGCTGAAATTCTTGCATAGCTTGAGCAAACGAAGTTGTTCAGCTACTTTACCAGCATCAGAACCACAGACACCACCAACAGCCCATCTTTCCCCAGATGATCTTAACAATCTCCTTAATAAAGCaactcaagaaaaaaatatcagACATGCCACCCAAATCCACACCCAACTCATCATCCAAGACTACATTTTTCTACCTTTCCTCTTCAACAATCTCCTCAACTTGTATGCTAAATGTGGCCACCTCAGCCAAGCACTTACCTTCTTCAATGCTCCAATGGTGCAAGCAAGAAGAACCCTTAATCTTGAGCACAAGAATGTAGTCACTTGGACATCTGTTATTACTCAACTGTCACATTACCACAAGCCCTTTAAAGCTCTCACCTTTTTCAATGATATGAGGAGGACCGGTGTTTACCCGAACCATTTTACCTTTTCTGCTGTTTTGCCAGCTTGTGCTGATAGTTTGATAATTTTTCATGGACATCAGATTCATTGTTTGATTCATAAACACGGGTTCGAGAGTGATTTGTTTGTGGGTAGTGCTTTGTTGAACATGTATGCGAAATCTGGTGATATGATGTTGGCGAAGAaggtgtttgatgaaatgcctgaAAGAAATATTGTTTCTTGGAATTCTATGATCGTCGGTTGCTTGCAAAATAGCCTTCATAATGAGGCTTTTGGGGTTTTTGTAGAAGTTCTTCGTGAGGGGTCCTTGGTTCCTGATCAAGTGAGCATTTCTAGTGTTTTAAGTGCTTGTGCTAATATGGGTGCTGGTTTGAATGGTGGGAGACAAGTTCACGGAGTTGTTGTGAAACATAGGTTGGTGTCTTTAGCCTATGTGAGGAACTCTTTAATGGACATGTATTTCAAGTGTGGGTGCTTTGATGATGGTTTTAAGTTGTGTGGCGCTTTAGAGGACAGAGATGTTGTTACTTGGAATATAATGATCATGGGGTGTGTTGAAAATGACAACTTTGAGGAGGCTTGCAACCACTTTTGGGTGATGAGGCGCGAAGGAGTTTCACCTGACGAGGCATCATTTTCCTCTGTACTTCATGCTGCTGCTTGTATTGCAGCACTGGATCAGGGTACTTTGATACATAGTCAGATGGTAAAGGCTGGCTTTGACAGAAATACGTGTGTTGCGAGCTCATTGATAACTTTGTATGCTAAATGTGGAAGCTTGGCTGATGCTCAACGGGTTTTTAACGAGTGCGAGGAAAATAATGTGGTATCTTGGACGGCAATAATATCGGCATACCAGCAACATGGCTGTGCAAGCCAAGTAATAACTTTGTTTGAAGACATGCTGCGCAAGGGGATTAAACCTGATTATATAACCTTTGTATGTCTCTTATCAGCTTGTAGTCATAGCGGGCGCATTGATGAAGGATTTTCTTACTTCCATTCAATGACACAGAGGCACGATATGAAACCAGGCCACGAACACTATGCCTGCATGGTTGACATGCTTAGTCGTGGGGGTCGATTGCAAGAAGCCAAGAAATTTGTGGAAACAATGCCAATTCAGGCTGATGCATCTATCTGGGGGGCTTTGCTTGGAGCTTGTAGGAATTATGGAAATCTTGAGATGGGTAGAGTAGTTGCAGAGAAGCTTTTCAAAATTGAGCCAGATAACCCAGGAAATTATGTGCTTCTTTCAGACATGTATTCACGTCGTGGGAAACTAGAAGAAGCTGATGAAATTAGGAGGTTAATGGGTGTCAACAGGGTTAAAAAAGAGCCTGGTTGTAGTTGGCTTGACATTAAGAACACCACCTATGTCTTCAAAGTTCATGACAGGTCACACTCTAGAACCCATGAAATCTATAAGATGCTGGAGAAGATGGAGGAGATGGTAAAGCAGAAAGGCTATGACGGTGAAACAGGAAGAAAAGATGGCGTGGACGGACACAAGAGCTCATGGTATCATAGTGAAAGACTTGCCCTAGCATTTGGACTCCTGACTGTTCCTTTAGGAGCTCCCATTAGAATAAAGAAGAATCTTAGGACTTGTAATGATTGCCATACAGTCATGAAGTTTGCGTCAGAGATTTTCAACAGAGAAATAATTGTTAGGGATATAAATCGATTTCATAGGTTCACCAATGGTTTATGTTCATGTGGTGATTACTGGTGA
- the LOC113727886 gene encoding transcription factor PIF3-like isoform X1 → MPLSEFLRMARGKLESAQPKTASPADLSPATENDLVELLWENGQILMQGQSNRVKKSPNLNDFPSQEPGIRDRFTGNVSTSKVGKFVEIGSTLNDAMPSVRSGETYLNQEDEMGPWLNYPVDDGFRSDFCSEILPEISGVTGNEPSTLNSFGSVVKGSCNQVPQHSYTVPVHNGLDIEARNASKVSSSRTGLLSPYSSQQCQLSVAPAGSGVSSVVMNTTSNNPVTFFGDTVQGQASSGGLVSMKMQNQKVASNFLNFTHFSRPAALVRANLERTDGVAASCSSGIEKVSAVSSTSPVKSTHKPSSNSQKDICVHSQPKLVSTKVDSRPSFDKPPEESCSAQRPDNLHWDDSIKNDKSSSPIISSSITKEVKDGENPVEPVVAASSVCSANSGEGASNDQMHTLKRKHCDNEESESRSEDIEEESVGIKKVAHARGVSGSKRSRAAEVHNLSERRRRDRINEKMRALQELIPNCNKADKASMLDEAIEYLKTLQLQVQVMSMGAGLCMPPMMFPTGLQHMHPAHVPHFPPMAGGMGLGMGYGMGMLDLNSGSPRFPIFPVPPMQGAHFPSPTISGSSGFQGLAGSNLQVFGHPGQGGPMSIPRAPLVPLVGQAPISSAVGVDTSRMGIHVEASNASPTLNSVVEVQNKNSQLNHKTDTGSSISQTSSQLQATSKEFDQSAMTSKDDQAPDVCAAASVNMASTTDLVCDKEKGSNGMCKE, encoded by the exons ATGCCCCTCTCTGAGTTCCTGAGAATGGCCAGAGGAAAGCTTGAATCTGCCCAACCGAAAACTGCATCTCCTGCAGATCTATCTCCAGC AACTGAAAATGATCTTGTTGAGCTACTGTGGGAAAATGGTCAGATTTTGATGCAGGGTCAGTCTAACAGGGTTAAGAAGAGCCctaatttgaatgattttccatCACAGGAGCCTGGAATTCGAGATAGGTTCACTGGAAATGTCAGCACTTCAAAAGTTGGGAAGTTTGTTGAGATTGGGTCTACCTTGAATGATGCTATGCCATCAGTGCGATCAGGAGAGACTTATTTGAATCAAGAAGATGAGATGGGGCCGTGGTTGAATTATCCTGTAGATGATGGTTTTAGATCAGATTTTTGCTCTGAAATCTTGCCAGAAATATCTGGTGTAACTGGTAATGAGCCATCCACCCTTAACAGCTTCGGATCAGTGGTCAAGGGGAGCTGCAATCAAGTGCCCCAGCATTCATATACAGTTCCGGTGCATAATGGTTTAGATATAGAGGCAAGGAATGCATCAAAGGTTTCTTCTTCAAGGACAGGTTTGTTGAGTCCATACTCATCACAGCAATGCCAATTATCTGTTGCCCCCGCAGGATCAGGAGTTTCAAGTGTAGTTATGAATACCACAAGCAACAATCCAGTTACATTTTTTGGAGATACAGTTCAAGGTCAAGCTTCCTCAGGTGGTTTGGTTAGCATGAAGATGCAGAATCAAAAAGTGGCAtccaattttttgaattttacccATTTTTCAAGACCAGCTGCTCTTGTTAGAGCTAATCTTGAGAGAACTGATGGCGTAGCTGCTTCCTGTTCATCGGGTATTGAAAAGGTCTCTGCAGTGAGTAGTACTAGTCCTGTCAAATCTACACATAAGCCATCTAGTAACTCCCAGAAGGATATTTGTGTCCATAGCCAACCTAAATTGGTCTCGACCAAGGTAGATTCAAGACCATCATTTGATAAGCCACCTGAGGAGTCATGCAGTGCTCAACGACCTGATAATTTGCACTGGGATGATTCCATTAAGAATGATAAGTCCTCGAGCCCGATAATTAGTTCTAGCATCACTAAAGAAGTGAAAGACGGTGAGAATCCTGTGGAACCTGTTGTTGCTGCTTCCTCTGTGTGCTCTGCAAATAGTGGCGAGGGAGCTTCAAACGATCAGATGCATACACTGAAGAGAAAACATTGTGATAACGAAGAGTCTGAATCACGAAGTGAA GACATTGAAGAAGAATCTGTGGGTATAAAAAAAGTAGCTCATGCTCGGGGTGTTTCTGGTTCAAAGAGAAGCCGAGCTGCGGAAGTGCATAATCTGTCTGAGAGG AGACGAAGAGATAGGATTAATGAGAAGATGCGTGCATTGCAAGAACTTATACCCAACTGCAATAAG GCTGACAAAGCTTCGATGCTTGATGAAGCCATTGAGTACTTAAAGACTCTTCAACTTCAAGTACAG GTGATGTCAATGGGAGCTGGACTGTGCATGCCTCCAATGATGTTTCCAACCGGATTACAACACATGCACCCTGCTCATGTACCACATTTTCCTCCCATGGCTGGTGGAATGGGCTTGGGAATGGGTTATGGGATGGGAATGCTAGACTTGAATTCTGGATCTCCACGATTTCCAATATTTCCTGTACCGCCCATGCAAGGAGCACATTTCCCTTCTCCAACTATTTCTGGGTCTTCTGGTTTCCAAGGCTTAGCTGGATCAAACCTTCAGGTGTTTGGGCATCCTGGTCAAGGAGGTCCTATGTCAATCCCAAGAGCTCCCTTAGTTCCTTTGGTGGGGCAAGCTCCCATAAGTTCAGCTGTGGGTGTGGATACCTCAAGAATGGGAATTCATGTTGAAGCTTCAAATGCATCTCCAACTTTAAATTCTGTTGTTGAAGTGCAGAATAAAAATTCACAGCTAAATCATAAAACTGATACTGGCAGCTCAATAAGCCAGACATCTAGTCAG CTGCAGGCGACAAGTAAGGAATTTGATCAGTCTGCCATGACTTCAAAGGATGATCAGGCACCTGATGTTTGTGCTGCGGCCTCCGTTAACATGGCCAGTACGACTGATCTCGTATGTGACAAAGAAAAGG GGAGTAATGGGATGTGCAAGGAGTGA
- the LOC113727886 gene encoding transcription factor PIF3-like isoform X2, whose product MPLSEFLRMARGKLESAQPKTASPADLSPATENDLVELLWENGQILMQGQSNRVKKSPNLNDFPSQEPGIRDRFTGNVSTSKVGKFVEIGSTLNDAMPSVRSGETYLNQEDEMGPWLNYPVDDGFRSDFCSEILPEISGVTGNEPSTLNSFGSVVKGSCNQVPQHSYTVPVHNGLDIEARNASKVSSSRTGLLSPYSSQQCQLSVAPAGSGVSSVVMNTTSNNPVTFFGDTVQGQASSGGLVSMKMQNQKVASNFLNFTHFSRPAALVRANLERTDGVAASCSSGIEKVSAVSSTSPVKSTHKPSSNSQKDICVHSQPKLVSTKVDSRPSFDKPPEESCSAQRPDNLHWDDSIKNDKSSSPIISSSITKEVKDGENPVEPVVAASSVCSANSGEGASNDQMHTLKRKHCDNEESESRSEDIEEESVGIKKVAHARGVSGSKRSRAAEVHNLSERRRRDRINEKMRALQELIPNCNKADKASMLDEAIEYLKTLQLQVQVMSMGAGLCMPPMMFPTGLQHMHPAHVPHFPPMAGGMGLGMGYGMGMLDLNSGSPRFPIFPVPPMQGAHFPSPTISGSSGFQGLAGSNLQVFGHPGQGGPMSIPRAPLVPLVGQAPISSAVGVDTSRMGIHVEASNASPTLNSVVEVQNKNSQLNHKTDTGSSISQTSSQATSKEFDQSAMTSKDDQAPDVCAAASVNMASTTDLVCDKEKGSNGMCKE is encoded by the exons ATGCCCCTCTCTGAGTTCCTGAGAATGGCCAGAGGAAAGCTTGAATCTGCCCAACCGAAAACTGCATCTCCTGCAGATCTATCTCCAGC AACTGAAAATGATCTTGTTGAGCTACTGTGGGAAAATGGTCAGATTTTGATGCAGGGTCAGTCTAACAGGGTTAAGAAGAGCCctaatttgaatgattttccatCACAGGAGCCTGGAATTCGAGATAGGTTCACTGGAAATGTCAGCACTTCAAAAGTTGGGAAGTTTGTTGAGATTGGGTCTACCTTGAATGATGCTATGCCATCAGTGCGATCAGGAGAGACTTATTTGAATCAAGAAGATGAGATGGGGCCGTGGTTGAATTATCCTGTAGATGATGGTTTTAGATCAGATTTTTGCTCTGAAATCTTGCCAGAAATATCTGGTGTAACTGGTAATGAGCCATCCACCCTTAACAGCTTCGGATCAGTGGTCAAGGGGAGCTGCAATCAAGTGCCCCAGCATTCATATACAGTTCCGGTGCATAATGGTTTAGATATAGAGGCAAGGAATGCATCAAAGGTTTCTTCTTCAAGGACAGGTTTGTTGAGTCCATACTCATCACAGCAATGCCAATTATCTGTTGCCCCCGCAGGATCAGGAGTTTCAAGTGTAGTTATGAATACCACAAGCAACAATCCAGTTACATTTTTTGGAGATACAGTTCAAGGTCAAGCTTCCTCAGGTGGTTTGGTTAGCATGAAGATGCAGAATCAAAAAGTGGCAtccaattttttgaattttacccATTTTTCAAGACCAGCTGCTCTTGTTAGAGCTAATCTTGAGAGAACTGATGGCGTAGCTGCTTCCTGTTCATCGGGTATTGAAAAGGTCTCTGCAGTGAGTAGTACTAGTCCTGTCAAATCTACACATAAGCCATCTAGTAACTCCCAGAAGGATATTTGTGTCCATAGCCAACCTAAATTGGTCTCGACCAAGGTAGATTCAAGACCATCATTTGATAAGCCACCTGAGGAGTCATGCAGTGCTCAACGACCTGATAATTTGCACTGGGATGATTCCATTAAGAATGATAAGTCCTCGAGCCCGATAATTAGTTCTAGCATCACTAAAGAAGTGAAAGACGGTGAGAATCCTGTGGAACCTGTTGTTGCTGCTTCCTCTGTGTGCTCTGCAAATAGTGGCGAGGGAGCTTCAAACGATCAGATGCATACACTGAAGAGAAAACATTGTGATAACGAAGAGTCTGAATCACGAAGTGAA GACATTGAAGAAGAATCTGTGGGTATAAAAAAAGTAGCTCATGCTCGGGGTGTTTCTGGTTCAAAGAGAAGCCGAGCTGCGGAAGTGCATAATCTGTCTGAGAGG AGACGAAGAGATAGGATTAATGAGAAGATGCGTGCATTGCAAGAACTTATACCCAACTGCAATAAG GCTGACAAAGCTTCGATGCTTGATGAAGCCATTGAGTACTTAAAGACTCTTCAACTTCAAGTACAG GTGATGTCAATGGGAGCTGGACTGTGCATGCCTCCAATGATGTTTCCAACCGGATTACAACACATGCACCCTGCTCATGTACCACATTTTCCTCCCATGGCTGGTGGAATGGGCTTGGGAATGGGTTATGGGATGGGAATGCTAGACTTGAATTCTGGATCTCCACGATTTCCAATATTTCCTGTACCGCCCATGCAAGGAGCACATTTCCCTTCTCCAACTATTTCTGGGTCTTCTGGTTTCCAAGGCTTAGCTGGATCAAACCTTCAGGTGTTTGGGCATCCTGGTCAAGGAGGTCCTATGTCAATCCCAAGAGCTCCCTTAGTTCCTTTGGTGGGGCAAGCTCCCATAAGTTCAGCTGTGGGTGTGGATACCTCAAGAATGGGAATTCATGTTGAAGCTTCAAATGCATCTCCAACTTTAAATTCTGTTGTTGAAGTGCAGAATAAAAATTCACAGCTAAATCATAAAACTGATACTGGCAGCTCAATAAGCCAGACATCTAGTCAG GCGACAAGTAAGGAATTTGATCAGTCTGCCATGACTTCAAAGGATGATCAGGCACCTGATGTTTGTGCTGCGGCCTCCGTTAACATGGCCAGTACGACTGATCTCGTATGTGACAAAGAAAAGG GGAGTAATGGGATGTGCAAGGAGTGA
- the LOC113727886 gene encoding transcription factor PHYTOCHROME INTERACTING FACTOR-LIKE 15-like isoform X3 — MPSVRSGETYLNQEDEMGPWLNYPVDDGFRSDFCSEILPEISGVTGNEPSTLNSFGSVVKGSCNQVPQHSYTVPVHNGLDIEARNASKVSSSRTGLLSPYSSQQCQLSVAPAGSGVSSVVMNTTSNNPVTFFGDTVQGQASSGGLVSMKMQNQKVASNFLNFTHFSRPAALVRANLERTDGVAASCSSGIEKVSAVSSTSPVKSTHKPSSNSQKDICVHSQPKLVSTKVDSRPSFDKPPEESCSAQRPDNLHWDDSIKNDKSSSPIISSSITKEVKDGENPVEPVVAASSVCSANSGEGASNDQMHTLKRKHCDNEESESRSEDIEEESVGIKKVAHARGVSGSKRSRAAEVHNLSERRRRDRINEKMRALQELIPNCNKADKASMLDEAIEYLKTLQLQVQVMSMGAGLCMPPMMFPTGLQHMHPAHVPHFPPMAGGMGLGMGYGMGMLDLNSGSPRFPIFPVPPMQGAHFPSPTISGSSGFQGLAGSNLQVFGHPGQGGPMSIPRAPLVPLVGQAPISSAVGVDTSRMGIHVEASNASPTLNSVVEVQNKNSQLNHKTDTGSSISQTSSQLQATSKEFDQSAMTSKDDQAPDVCAAASVNMASTTDLVCDKEKGSNGMCKE; from the exons ATGCCATCAGTGCGATCAGGAGAGACTTATTTGAATCAAGAAGATGAGATGGGGCCGTGGTTGAATTATCCTGTAGATGATGGTTTTAGATCAGATTTTTGCTCTGAAATCTTGCCAGAAATATCTGGTGTAACTGGTAATGAGCCATCCACCCTTAACAGCTTCGGATCAGTGGTCAAGGGGAGCTGCAATCAAGTGCCCCAGCATTCATATACAGTTCCGGTGCATAATGGTTTAGATATAGAGGCAAGGAATGCATCAAAGGTTTCTTCTTCAAGGACAGGTTTGTTGAGTCCATACTCATCACAGCAATGCCAATTATCTGTTGCCCCCGCAGGATCAGGAGTTTCAAGTGTAGTTATGAATACCACAAGCAACAATCCAGTTACATTTTTTGGAGATACAGTTCAAGGTCAAGCTTCCTCAGGTGGTTTGGTTAGCATGAAGATGCAGAATCAAAAAGTGGCAtccaattttttgaattttacccATTTTTCAAGACCAGCTGCTCTTGTTAGAGCTAATCTTGAGAGAACTGATGGCGTAGCTGCTTCCTGTTCATCGGGTATTGAAAAGGTCTCTGCAGTGAGTAGTACTAGTCCTGTCAAATCTACACATAAGCCATCTAGTAACTCCCAGAAGGATATTTGTGTCCATAGCCAACCTAAATTGGTCTCGACCAAGGTAGATTCAAGACCATCATTTGATAAGCCACCTGAGGAGTCATGCAGTGCTCAACGACCTGATAATTTGCACTGGGATGATTCCATTAAGAATGATAAGTCCTCGAGCCCGATAATTAGTTCTAGCATCACTAAAGAAGTGAAAGACGGTGAGAATCCTGTGGAACCTGTTGTTGCTGCTTCCTCTGTGTGCTCTGCAAATAGTGGCGAGGGAGCTTCAAACGATCAGATGCATACACTGAAGAGAAAACATTGTGATAACGAAGAGTCTGAATCACGAAGTGAA GACATTGAAGAAGAATCTGTGGGTATAAAAAAAGTAGCTCATGCTCGGGGTGTTTCTGGTTCAAAGAGAAGCCGAGCTGCGGAAGTGCATAATCTGTCTGAGAGG AGACGAAGAGATAGGATTAATGAGAAGATGCGTGCATTGCAAGAACTTATACCCAACTGCAATAAG GCTGACAAAGCTTCGATGCTTGATGAAGCCATTGAGTACTTAAAGACTCTTCAACTTCAAGTACAG GTGATGTCAATGGGAGCTGGACTGTGCATGCCTCCAATGATGTTTCCAACCGGATTACAACACATGCACCCTGCTCATGTACCACATTTTCCTCCCATGGCTGGTGGAATGGGCTTGGGAATGGGTTATGGGATGGGAATGCTAGACTTGAATTCTGGATCTCCACGATTTCCAATATTTCCTGTACCGCCCATGCAAGGAGCACATTTCCCTTCTCCAACTATTTCTGGGTCTTCTGGTTTCCAAGGCTTAGCTGGATCAAACCTTCAGGTGTTTGGGCATCCTGGTCAAGGAGGTCCTATGTCAATCCCAAGAGCTCCCTTAGTTCCTTTGGTGGGGCAAGCTCCCATAAGTTCAGCTGTGGGTGTGGATACCTCAAGAATGGGAATTCATGTTGAAGCTTCAAATGCATCTCCAACTTTAAATTCTGTTGTTGAAGTGCAGAATAAAAATTCACAGCTAAATCATAAAACTGATACTGGCAGCTCAATAAGCCAGACATCTAGTCAG CTGCAGGCGACAAGTAAGGAATTTGATCAGTCTGCCATGACTTCAAAGGATGATCAGGCACCTGATGTTTGTGCTGCGGCCTCCGTTAACATGGCCAGTACGACTGATCTCGTATGTGACAAAGAAAAGG GGAGTAATGGGATGTGCAAGGAGTGA